The following proteins come from a genomic window of Macadamia integrifolia cultivar HAES 741 chromosome 14, SCU_Mint_v3, whole genome shotgun sequence:
- the LOC122061218 gene encoding GDSL esterase/lipase At5g45920 — MRPKIILFGDSITEESFGKGGWGAALAHHFSRKVDLVLRGYSGYNTRWALHVMEKVFPAESEGGGGGGGGAPLAITVFFGANDACLPDRYGAFQHVPLLEYKQNLHSIVSFIKKRWPTTLVLLITPPPIDEDGRIQHPFVENPSGLPERTNETAGTYAKVCIEVAGECGVPVVDLWSKMQQFPGWQKDHLRDGLHLTPTGNRIVFDEVVEKFRKEDLRLETLPADLPLLAEMDPSDPLKSFKD, encoded by the exons ATGAGGCCCAAGATCATTCTTTTTGGAGACTCCATTACTGAAGAGTCTTTTGGAAAGGGAGGTTGGGGAGCAGCTCTTGCTCACCATTTCTCTCGCAAG GTGGACTTGGTGCTTCGAGGATATAGTGGGTATAACACACGATGGGCCCTGCATGtgatggagaaggtttttccGGCGGAATCggagggtggtggtggtggtggtggtggagcgCCGCTGGCGATCACCGTTTTCTTCGGCGCCAACGACGCTTGCCTTCCCGATAGATACGGTGCCTTCCAGCACGTTCCTCTCCTCGAGTACAAGCAGAATCTCCATTCCATCGTCTCCTTTatcaag AAGCGATGGCCTACCACGTTGGTGCTGCTTATCACTCCTCCTCCCATCGACGAAGACGGCCGCATACA GCATCCTTTTGTGGAGAACCCATCTGGTCTCCCCGAGAGAACGAATGAGACTGCTGGGACTTATGCAAAGGTCTGCATCGAGGTTGCCGGAGAATGTGGGGTCCCTGTAGTTGATCTCTGGTCCAAAATGCAGCAGTTTCCTGGATGGCAGAAAGATCATCTTAG GGATGGCTTGCACCTCACTCCAACCGGGAACCGTATTGTTTTTGATGAAGTGGTGGAGAAGTTCAGAAAGGAAGATTTGAGGCTTGAAACCTTACCTGCCGATCTCCCACTCCTGGCAGAGATGGATCCTTCAGATCCACTCAAGTCTTTCAAGGATTGA